The proteins below come from a single Sphingomonas carotinifaciens genomic window:
- a CDS encoding host attachment family protein, which translates to MLVPHNAFVLVADGRKSLFFRNDGDAEFPNLKVEHAEEHPNPRDRDQKTDAAGAARSTQSGQGAPPIAQGGSNQAGGGGQGAQFAPSRGTLGETDYHQQEEDRFAVEIADMLKRRALANEFESLIIVAPPQTLGELRKHYHKEVSNRLTGELAKDLTNMPVPDIETALKNA; encoded by the coding sequence ATGCTGGTGCCGCACAATGCATTCGTGCTGGTGGCCGACGGGCGCAAGAGCCTGTTCTTCCGCAACGATGGCGATGCCGAGTTCCCGAACCTCAAGGTCGAACATGCCGAGGAGCATCCCAACCCGCGCGACCGCGACCAGAAGACCGATGCAGCCGGTGCGGCCCGCTCGACGCAGAGCGGCCAGGGCGCCCCGCCGATTGCGCAGGGCGGATCGAACCAGGCCGGTGGCGGCGGGCAGGGCGCGCAATTCGCCCCCTCGCGCGGGACGCTCGGCGAGACCGACTATCACCAGCAGGAGGAGGACCGCTTTGCGGTCGAGATCGCCGACATGCTGAAGCGCCGTGCGCTGGCCAATGAGTTCGAGTCGCTCATCATCGTCGCGCCGCCGCAGACGCTGGGCGAACTCCGCAAGCATTACCACAAGGAGGTGAGCAACCGGCTGACGGGCGAACTGGCCAAGGACCTGACCAACATGCCGGTGCCCGATATCGAGACGGCGTTGAAGAACGCCTGA
- a CDS encoding YdcH family protein, which translates to MQSTHHQALETKHATLDRRIHAETQRPLPDATILADLKKQKLRLKEEMSSL; encoded by the coding sequence ATGCAGTCAACGCATCATCAGGCCCTGGAGACGAAGCATGCGACGCTGGATCGTCGCATCCATGCAGAAACGCAGCGCCCGTTACCCGATGCGACCATCCTGGCCGACCTCAAGAAACAGAAGCTGCGACTGAAAGAGGAAATGAGCAGCCTTTAA
- the surE gene encoding 5'/3'-nucleotidase SurE → MRILLTNDDGYHAPGLKVLEEIAARFSDDVWVVAPAEEQSGTSRSLTLTRPLRVRRFGERRFAVAGTPTDAVMMALGEIMADGKPDLILSGVNRGANLGEDVFYSGTVSAAMEGALAGIRSVALSQRYAQHGMGDAVSFDTARAWGERALRPLLGLDFAPRTLMNVNFPPVAPDAVQGIRVARQGIRDYGRVRMDKRTDPRGYDYYWLALGRMPHAPAHDTDLDAVHDGHIAVTPLHLDLTHGASLAMLNAAYS, encoded by the coding sequence ATGCGCATCCTCCTCACCAATGACGATGGCTATCATGCCCCCGGCCTGAAGGTTCTGGAGGAGATCGCCGCGCGGTTTTCCGACGATGTCTGGGTGGTGGCACCGGCGGAGGAACAGTCGGGGACGAGCCGGTCGCTGACCCTGACCCGGCCGCTGCGCGTCCGCCGCTTCGGCGAGCGGCGTTTCGCGGTGGCGGGCACGCCCACCGATGCGGTGATGATGGCGCTTGGCGAGATCATGGCGGACGGCAAGCCCGACCTGATCCTGTCCGGCGTCAACCGCGGCGCCAATCTGGGCGAGGACGTGTTCTATTCGGGCACGGTGTCCGCCGCGATGGAGGGCGCACTCGCGGGCATCCGCTCGGTCGCGCTCAGCCAGCGTTACGCACAGCACGGGATGGGCGACGCGGTCAGCTTCGATACCGCGCGCGCCTGGGGCGAGCGGGCGTTGCGCCCGCTGCTGGGTCTCGACTTTGCGCCGCGCACGCTGATGAACGTCAACTTCCCGCCGGTGGCGCCGGATGCGGTGCAAGGCATCCGCGTCGCGCGGCAGGGCATTCGCGATTATGGCCGGGTGCGGATGGACAAGCGCACCGATCCGCGCGGCTATGACTATTATTGGCTGGCGCTCGGTCGCATGCCGCACGCACCGGCGCACGATACCGATCTGGATGCGGTACATGACGGCCATATCGCGGTCACCCCGCTGCATCTGGACCTGACGCACGGCGCCTCGCTCGCCATGCTGAACGCGGCCTATAGCTGA
- a CDS encoding M1 family metallopeptidase yields MKLAVAALLSFTVSAPALAAGQLPRTVVPVLYDITVRPDAQKLTFSGEETVTVDVKTPTRTIVLNAADLAITRATLDGRPIRYALDNEAQTLTLTLPQAVKAGRHTVGFAWTGTINRAASGLFAIDYTNTDGSQARMLATQFEAPDARRFAPMWDEPAFKAKFRLSSTAPAGQTAYSNMPATITQAADGSKLYKFGETPVMSSYLLFLGMGDVERKTARADGVEIGIISRKGVVDQGDYALGAASKLLPYFNNYFGQRYPLPKMDMIAGPGSSQFFGAMENWGAIFYFESELLFDPKIATESNRQRIHTVVAHEMAHQWFGDLVTMAWWDDLWLNEGFASWMENKASADLNPAWKAREAEVVGARESAMAIDATSATHPIIRKVETVDQIGEAFDSITYLKGQSVIGMLEATLGEAPFREGIRRYMAKYKYGNTVTDQLWAELSAASGQPIATIAKDFTLQGGVPLVTLTGTRCEGGATVATLTQGRFGLDAASKTPQTWHVPIRLATIDGGEARATVFGATATPVKVPGCGTLVLNHGKGSYTRVMYDEAGHAAIVRDFNKMALDDRLGTLGDDFALAAGGYQDLSRWFAVMAQVGANADPLEWGTVAGKLGTLERLYRGTPLEASLRQRSAAVLKPVLARIGLDAKPGESALISNLREQLIGQLGGDGDADVAARARTYVAALRTDPGAIPAAIRAPILATYASNATAAEWDQLLALTKAERSPVAKNRYVTLLGYADDPAIAARALELLKTDTFTPPQRAALLRSIAGTHPDLAFDWAVANRTLVDSFLEESTRSGFIVGLGAGSSDPAMPGKITAFADQYLPAGSRGGATRAISQIGVRKGTATQLQPAVTRWLGK; encoded by the coding sequence ATGAAACTCGCCGTTGCCGCGCTTCTGTCCTTTACCGTCTCTGCGCCCGCGCTTGCCGCCGGGCAGTTGCCGCGCACCGTCGTGCCGGTGCTGTACGACATCACGGTGCGCCCCGACGCGCAGAAGCTGACCTTCTCCGGCGAGGAGACGGTAACGGTCGACGTGAAGACCCCGACGCGCACCATCGTCCTCAACGCCGCCGATCTGGCGATCACCCGCGCGACGCTGGACGGAAGGCCGATCCGCTACGCGCTCGACAACGAAGCGCAGACGCTCACGCTGACCCTGCCGCAGGCGGTAAAGGCCGGGCGCCATACGGTCGGTTTCGCCTGGACCGGCACGATCAATCGCGCCGCCTCCGGCCTGTTCGCGATCGACTATACCAACACCGATGGCAGCCAGGCCCGGATGCTGGCAACCCAGTTCGAGGCACCCGATGCCCGCCGCTTCGCGCCGATGTGGGACGAGCCCGCGTTCAAGGCGAAGTTCCGCCTGTCCTCCACTGCGCCGGCCGGCCAGACCGCCTATTCCAACATGCCCGCGACGATCACGCAGGCAGCGGACGGCAGCAAGCTCTACAAGTTCGGCGAAACGCCGGTGATGTCGAGCTATCTGCTCTTCCTCGGCATGGGCGATGTCGAACGCAAGACGGCGCGCGCGGACGGCGTGGAAATCGGCATCATCAGCCGCAAGGGCGTGGTCGATCAGGGCGATTATGCGCTTGGCGCGGCGTCGAAGCTGCTGCCATACTTCAACAACTATTTCGGCCAGCGCTACCCGCTGCCCAAGATGGACATGATCGCCGGCCCCGGCTCCAGCCAGTTCTTCGGCGCGATGGAAAACTGGGGCGCGATCTTCTATTTCGAATCCGAACTGCTGTTCGATCCCAAGATCGCGACGGAAAGCAATCGCCAGCGCATCCACACCGTTGTCGCGCATGAGATGGCGCACCAGTGGTTCGGCGACCTCGTCACCATGGCGTGGTGGGACGATCTGTGGCTGAACGAGGGCTTTGCCTCCTGGATGGAGAACAAGGCGTCCGCCGATCTGAACCCCGCATGGAAGGCGCGCGAGGCCGAGGTGGTCGGCGCCCGCGAAAGCGCGATGGCGATCGATGCGACCTCCGCCACCCATCCGATCATCCGCAAGGTGGAGACGGTGGACCAGATCGGCGAGGCATTCGACAGCATCACCTATCTGAAGGGCCAGTCGGTCATCGGCATGCTGGAGGCGACGCTGGGCGAAGCGCCGTTCCGTGAAGGCATCCGCCGCTACATGGCCAAGTACAAGTACGGCAACACCGTCACCGACCAGCTCTGGGCTGAGCTGTCGGCCGCCTCGGGCCAGCCGATCGCGACCATCGCCAAGGACTTCACGTTGCAGGGCGGCGTGCCGCTGGTCACGCTGACCGGCACGCGCTGCGAGGGCGGGGCGACCGTTGCGACGCTGACGCAAGGGCGCTTCGGCCTGGATGCCGCATCGAAGACGCCGCAGACCTGGCATGTGCCGATCCGCTTGGCCACGATCGACGGCGGCGAGGCGCGCGCCACCGTCTTCGGTGCCACCGCGACCCCGGTCAAGGTGCCCGGATGCGGCACCTTGGTGCTGAACCATGGCAAGGGCAGCTACACCCGTGTCATGTACGACGAGGCGGGTCATGCCGCGATCGTGCGTGATTTCAACAAGATGGCGCTGGACGACCGGCTCGGCACGCTGGGCGACGACTTCGCGCTGGCGGCGGGCGGCTATCAGGATCTGTCGCGCTGGTTCGCGGTGATGGCGCAGGTCGGGGCGAATGCCGATCCGCTGGAATGGGGCACCGTGGCGGGCAAGCTCGGCACGCTGGAGCGGCTGTATCGCGGCACGCCGCTTGAGGCGTCGCTCCGCCAGCGCAGCGCCGCCGTGCTGAAGCCGGTACTCGCCCGGATCGGGCTTGATGCGAAGCCGGGCGAGTCGGCGCTGATCAGCAACCTGCGCGAACAGTTGATCGGCCAGCTGGGTGGTGACGGCGATGCCGATGTCGCGGCCCGCGCCCGCACCTATGTCGCCGCGCTCCGCACCGATCCGGGCGCGATCCCCGCCGCCATCCGCGCGCCGATCTTGGCCACCTATGCCAGCAATGCCACCGCGGCGGAGTGGGACCAGTTGCTGGCCTTGACCAAGGCGGAGCGCAGCCCGGTCGCCAAGAACCGCTACGTCACGCTGCTCGGCTATGCCGACGATCCGGCCATCGCGGCGCGCGCGCTGGAGTTGTTGAAGACCGACACCTTCACGCCCCCGCAGCGCGCCGCACTGCTCCGCTCGATCGCCGGCACCCACCCCGATCTCGCCTTCGACTGGGCGGTGGCCAATCGTACGCTGGTCGACAGCTTCCTGGAGGAAAGCACGCGTTCGGGCTTCATCGTCGGGCTGGGCGCAGGCTCCAGCGATCCCGCCATGCCGGGCAAGATCACGGCCTTCGCCGACCAGTATCTGCCCGCCGGCTCGCGTGGCGGCGCCACCCGCGCCATCTCGCAGATCGGCGTCCGCAAGGGCACGGCCACGCAGTTGCAACCTGCCGTCACCCGCTGGCTGGGCAAGTAA
- a CDS encoding YdcH family protein encodes MDDAEWRGRLDVLRVEHRDLDAAIGALAAVPVPDQLQMARLKKRKLRLRDEIAAVEDRLIPDIIA; translated from the coding sequence ATGGACGATGCGGAATGGCGGGGGCGGCTGGACGTGTTGCGGGTCGAGCATCGCGATCTGGACGCCGCGATCGGCGCCCTGGCGGCCGTGCCCGTGCCCGACCAGTTGCAGATGGCCCGGCTGAAGAAGCGCAAGTTGCGCCTGCGCGATGAGATCGCCGCCGTCGAGGATCGCCTGATACCCGACATCATCGCCTGA
- a CDS encoding zinc-dependent alcohol dehydrogenase, producing the protein MTAETRDPASTGRTMRAALKTEDGRFRIAEVEEPALPAADWVKARVRVAGICGTDLRHWKKPDPELRCCIMGHEMAGEVVEIGADVTHVAIGDRVLVESVLGCGHCEWCRVRQYNRCPDLYPTRRASVSRAYAEFVVGPQHKFYKLPDHVGFDDAALLDTYAVCLHAQHLSGLTINARVAIIGAGPIGLGQAMLAKASGADVLIIDTVAHSLEVARQLGADVTVDPEQQDPVEQVMAFTQGRGADVVFECAGGTSMPTTLPLATKLARRGGRIVLVGGFDGGETEIALEWQRIQMSEIALIPSASFAVHDIYPEQAEVLDLVARGKLRTQELITHRFPLDAINDAFEVALDKEKTRAIFVALEI; encoded by the coding sequence ATGACGGCAGAGACCAGGGACCCGGCCAGCACCGGCCGCACCATGAGAGCCGCGCTGAAAACCGAGGATGGCCGCTTCCGCATCGCGGAGGTGGAGGAGCCCGCACTGCCCGCCGCGGACTGGGTAAAGGCGCGGGTGCGCGTCGCCGGCATCTGCGGCACCGACCTGCGCCACTGGAAGAAGCCCGACCCCGAACTGCGCTGCTGCATCATGGGCCATGAAATGGCGGGCGAGGTGGTGGAGATCGGGGCGGATGTCACCCATGTCGCGATCGGCGACCGCGTGCTGGTCGAATCGGTGCTGGGTTGCGGACATTGCGAATGGTGCCGGGTGCGCCAGTATAATCGTTGCCCCGACCTTTATCCCACCCGCCGCGCCAGCGTGTCGCGTGCCTATGCCGAGTTCGTCGTCGGGCCACAGCACAAATTCTACAAACTGCCCGATCATGTCGGCTTCGACGATGCAGCACTGCTCGATACCTATGCGGTATGCCTGCACGCGCAGCATCTGTCGGGGCTGACCATCAACGCGCGCGTCGCCATCATCGGCGCCGGCCCAATCGGGCTGGGGCAGGCAATGCTGGCCAAGGCGAGCGGCGCCGATGTGCTGATCATCGACACGGTGGCGCATTCGCTGGAGGTGGCGCGGCAACTGGGCGCCGACGTGACGGTCGATCCGGAGCAGCAGGACCCGGTCGAACAGGTGATGGCGTTTACGCAAGGTCGCGGTGCGGACGTGGTGTTCGAATGCGCCGGCGGCACGTCGATGCCGACCACGCTGCCGCTGGCGACCAAATTGGCGCGACGCGGCGGCCGGATCGTCCTGGTCGGCGGCTTCGACGGGGGCGAGACCGAGATCGCGCTGGAATGGCAGCGCATCCAGATGTCGGAAATCGCACTGATCCCCAGTGCCAGCTTCGCCGTCCACGACATCTACCCCGAACAGGCCGAGGTGCTCGATCTGGTCGCGCGCGGCAAGCTGCGCACCCAGGAACTCATCACCCACCGCTTTCCGCTGGATGCGATCAACGACGCGTTCGAGGTCGCGCTGGACAAGGAGAAGACCAGGGCGATCTTTGTCGCGCTGGAGATCTGA
- a CDS encoding PilZ domain-containing protein: MNGDDRSTNQAVADAERRAPRDSLFLMAQFEVAGQRHEVRVRNLSEGGLMAEFPRILEPGTPVMLVLRGIGEVHGKIAWCTQGRVGVAFDNSIDPQLARKPVTGGTTTPTYARSIPNVRVKSSKP, from the coding sequence ATGAACGGCGACGATCGCAGCACGAACCAGGCAGTGGCAGACGCGGAACGGCGTGCGCCACGCGACAGTCTGTTCCTGATGGCGCAGTTCGAGGTCGCTGGGCAGCGCCATGAAGTGCGCGTGCGCAATCTGTCCGAGGGCGGGTTGATGGCCGAATTCCCCCGCATCCTGGAACCGGGCACCCCGGTCATGCTGGTGCTGCGCGGCATCGGCGAGGTGCATGGCAAGATCGCCTGGTGCACGCAGGGGCGAGTGGGCGTCGCCTTCGACAACAGCATCGACCCGCAATTGGCGCGCAAGCCGGTGACCGGTGGCACGACGACGCCGACCTATGCGCGGTCGATTCCCAATGTCCGGGTGAAATCCTCGAAACCCTGA
- a CDS encoding NAD(P)H-dependent flavin oxidoreductase, with product MTLPALFDRLRLPVIGSPLFIISGPELVIAQCKAGIVGSFPALNARPAAMLDEWLHRITEELAAHNRDHPDRPAAPFAVNQIVHRSNDRLEADLATCAKWQVPIVITSLGAREDLNQAVHGWGGITLHDVIDDRFARKAVEKGADGLIAVAAGAGGHAGRLSPFALVQEIRQWFDGPLALSGSIATGGAILAAQAMGADVAYIGSPFIATTEANAVDGYKQAIVEGRASDIVYSNLFTGVHGNYLRGSIAAAGLDPDALPEGDLKTMDFGTGNGAKAKAWRDIWGSGQGIGAVDAVEPVADRVARLEREYRAARVRIGG from the coding sequence ATGACCCTGCCCGCCCTGTTTGACCGCCTGCGCCTGCCCGTGATCGGGTCGCCGCTGTTCATCATCTCCGGTCCCGAACTGGTGATCGCACAGTGCAAGGCGGGGATCGTCGGATCGTTTCCCGCGCTCAACGCACGACCGGCGGCGATGCTCGACGAATGGCTGCACCGGATCACCGAGGAACTGGCCGCGCATAATCGCGACCATCCGGACCGGCCGGCCGCACCCTTTGCCGTCAACCAGATCGTCCACCGGTCGAACGACCGGCTGGAGGCGGATCTGGCGACCTGTGCCAAATGGCAGGTCCCGATCGTCATCACCTCGCTCGGCGCGCGCGAGGACCTGAACCAGGCGGTGCATGGCTGGGGCGGGATCACGCTGCACGACGTGATCGACGACCGCTTCGCCCGCAAGGCGGTGGAAAAGGGTGCGGACGGCCTGATCGCGGTCGCGGCGGGCGCGGGCGGCCATGCCGGGCGGCTGTCCCCCTTCGCGCTGGTGCAGGAAATCCGGCAATGGTTCGATGGGCCGCTGGCGCTGTCCGGATCGATCGCGACCGGCGGCGCGATCCTGGCGGCGCAGGCGATGGGGGCCGACGTCGCCTATATCGGCTCGCCCTTCATCGCCACGACCGAGGCCAATGCGGTCGACGGCTACAAGCAGGCGATCGTCGAGGGGCGCGCGTCGGACATCGTCTATTCCAACCTGTTCACCGGGGTGCACGGCAATTACCTGCGCGGGTCGATCGCCGCCGCCGGCCTCGACCCCGACGCGCTGCCCGAAGGCGACCTGAAGACGATGGACTTCGGCACCGGCAACGGCGCCAAGGCCAAGGCATGGCGCGACATCTGGGGATCGGGCCAGGGCATCGGCGCGGTGGATGCAGTAGAGCCGGTCGCGGACCGGGTGGCGCGGCTAGAGCGCGAATATCGTGCGGCGCGGGTGCGGATCGGGGGGTAG
- a CDS encoding DUF1465 family protein, protein MDGRTDPDLRRRLTEGLYSEAMLLADEARSYFDLGGRGDRDGLAPVQRVAFSCEALKLTTRLMHVIAWLLTQRAVDAGELSAADACAPTRRLGDAPVTDGDMLATMPPRARGLVATSIDLHRRVARLDRTVADDMPNPAHLLHDRLVAAF, encoded by the coding sequence ATGGATGGACGGACCGATCCCGATTTGCGCCGGCGCCTGACCGAGGGGCTGTATAGTGAGGCGATGCTGCTGGCCGATGAGGCACGCAGCTATTTCGATCTGGGCGGGCGCGGCGATCGCGACGGTCTGGCGCCGGTCCAGCGGGTCGCCTTTTCCTGCGAGGCGCTGAAGCTGACCACCCGCCTCATGCATGTCATCGCCTGGCTGCTCACCCAGCGCGCGGTGGACGCGGGCGAGCTGAGCGCCGCCGATGCCTGCGCACCGACCCGGCGGCTGGGCGATGCGCCGGTCACCGATGGCGACATGCTGGCAACCATGCCGCCGCGCGCGCGCGGACTGGTGGCGACGAGCATCGACCTGCACCGGCGCGTCGCCCGGCTGGACCGGACCGTGGCCGACGACATGCCCAATCCGGCGCACTTGCTGCACGATCGGCTGGTCGCCGCTTTCTAA
- the serS gene encoding serine--tRNA ligase: MHDIRLIRDDPAAFDAALTKRGGEPQSAALLALDERRRTTIAAAQDAQTRRNDLSKQIGQAKAAKDEARAQSLMTEVADLKAKLPELEEQERAIGAELDAALAAIPNLPAADVPPGADEADNALIHTRGQRPEFAFPPAEHDAIGPALGLDFETGVALSGARFTLLRGDAARLSRALGQFMLDRLTQEHGFELVQPPLMVRDEAAFGTGQLPKFAEDLFRTTDGRWLIPTAEVSLTNIVREAILAEEELPLRFTALTPCFRSEAGAAGRDTRGLIRQHQFDKVEMVSIVHPDRSDEEHERMTACAEGVLDALGLAYRRMLLCTGDMGFSAARTYDLEVWLPGQDRYREISSCSTCTDFQARRMNARFRPAEGKGNRFVHTLNGSGLAVGRTLVAVIENYQQQDGSVAVPAVLQPYLGGATVLGAR, encoded by the coding sequence ATGCACGACATCCGCCTGATCCGCGACGATCCCGCCGCCTTCGATGCCGCCCTGACCAAGCGTGGCGGCGAACCGCAGTCGGCCGCCCTGCTCGCGCTGGACGAGCGTCGCCGTACCACGATCGCGGCCGCACAGGATGCACAGACCCGCCGCAACGACTTGTCCAAGCAGATCGGGCAGGCCAAGGCGGCAAAGGACGAAGCCCGCGCACAAAGCCTGATGACCGAGGTCGCCGACCTGAAGGCAAAGCTGCCCGAGCTGGAAGAACAGGAACGCGCGATCGGCGCGGAGCTGGACGCGGCGCTTGCCGCCATTCCCAACCTGCCCGCCGCCGATGTTCCGCCGGGCGCGGATGAAGCCGACAACGCCCTGATCCACACACGCGGCCAGCGCCCCGAATTCGCCTTCCCGCCCGCCGAGCATGACGCGATCGGCCCGGCGCTGGGACTGGATTTCGAAACCGGCGTCGCGCTGTCGGGCGCACGCTTCACGCTGCTCCGCGGGGACGCGGCGCGGCTGTCGCGGGCGCTGGGGCAGTTCATGCTCGACCGGCTGACGCAGGAGCATGGCTTCGAGCTCGTCCAGCCGCCCCTCATGGTGCGTGACGAGGCGGCGTTCGGCACCGGGCAATTGCCCAAATTCGCCGAGGACCTGTTCCGCACCACCGATGGTCGCTGGCTGATCCCCACGGCCGAAGTTTCGCTGACCAACATCGTGCGCGAAGCGATCCTGGCGGAGGAGGAACTGCCGCTGCGCTTCACCGCGCTCACCCCCTGTTTCCGGTCGGAAGCGGGCGCGGCGGGCCGTGACACGCGCGGACTGATCCGCCAGCACCAGTTCGACAAGGTCGAGATGGTGTCGATCGTCCATCCCGACCGGTCGGACGAAGAACATGAGCGGATGACGGCCTGTGCCGAGGGGGTGCTCGACGCGCTCGGCCTCGCCTATCGCCGGATGCTGCTGTGCACGGGCGACATGGGCTTCTCCGCCGCGCGCACCTATGACCTAGAGGTGTGGTTGCCCGGACAGGACCGGTATCGCGAGATTTCCAGCTGCTCGACCTGCACCGATTTCCAGGCGCGCCGGATGAACGCGCGCTTCCGCCCCGCCGAGGGCAAGGGCAACCGGTTCGTCCACACGCTGAACGGCTCTGGGCTGGCCGTCGGCCGCACGCTCGTCGCGGTGATCGAGAATTATCAGCAACAGGACGGATCGGTGGCGGTGCCGGCGGTGCTGCAACCCTATCTGGGCGGCGCCACGGTGCTGGGCGCACGCTGA
- a CDS encoding M23 family metallopeptidase, with translation MRKLAMMLGATMLAGCIPSLDDATPTAPPPPPPRAEERPAPPAMQGDLSPPASDAVSTLPAPRPSWETRPVTPDAREIPASTYVVQLGDSLRRVADRTGSGSEAIARANGLQPPFVIRVGQRLSIPAGRYHLVRSGETGIAIARAYGVEWSRIVDANALEEPYVLRAGQRVIIPGPASGEHTPSLADRAAAFSLDVDDILTGGEPALASNQAPARPAATPKRVLPPTAVVAAPARLRSGFVWPVDGRVVRRFGPGASGERNDGIKIAVPLATPVKAAADGVVAYVGDGIAALGGLVIVKHGDNWTSVYGHASKLLVQRGQSVKRGQTIALSGDTGFADRPEVHFELRRGRTPVDPQSQLPRK, from the coding sequence ATGCGGAAGCTGGCGATGATGCTGGGCGCGACGATGCTGGCGGGGTGCATCCCCAGCCTGGACGATGCCACCCCCACTGCGCCGCCGCCGCCACCCCCGCGCGCAGAGGAACGACCCGCCCCGCCGGCGATGCAGGGCGACCTGTCGCCGCCGGCCAGCGACGCGGTATCCACGCTGCCGGCACCGCGCCCGTCCTGGGAAACACGGCCCGTCACGCCCGACGCACGCGAAATCCCCGCCTCCACCTATGTCGTGCAGCTAGGCGACAGCCTGCGCCGGGTGGCGGATCGCACCGGTTCGGGGTCGGAGGCGATCGCGCGGGCCAACGGCCTTCAGCCCCCCTTCGTCATCCGGGTGGGGCAGCGGCTCTCGATCCCTGCCGGGCGCTATCACCTGGTCCGATCCGGCGAGACGGGGATCGCGATCGCGCGCGCCTACGGCGTCGAATGGTCGCGGATCGTCGACGCCAATGCGCTGGAGGAGCCCTATGTGCTGCGCGCCGGCCAGCGCGTCATCATTCCCGGCCCGGCGAGCGGCGAGCACACGCCCTCGCTGGCCGATCGCGCCGCGGCGTTCAGCCTGGACGTGGACGACATCCTGACCGGCGGCGAGCCCGCGCTGGCTAGCAACCAGGCCCCCGCCAGGCCCGCCGCGACGCCGAAGCGCGTGCTGCCCCCGACCGCAGTCGTCGCCGCGCCGGCACGCCTGCGCTCCGGCTTCGTCTGGCCGGTCGACGGCCGCGTCGTGCGCCGCTTCGGTCCCGGTGCCAGCGGCGAGCGCAACGACGGCATCAAGATCGCGGTGCCGCTGGCCACGCCGGTCAAGGCCGCGGCAGACGGCGTGGTCGCCTATGTCGGCGACGGTATCGCCGCGCTGGGCGGGCTGGTGATCGTCAAGCATGGCGACAACTGGACCAGCGTCTATGGCCATGCCTCCAAGCTGCTCGTCCAGCGCGGGCAGAGCGTGAAGCGCGGGCAGACGATCGCGCTGTCGGGCGATACCGGCTTTGCCGACCGGCCGGAGGTGCATTTCGAATTGCGTCGCGGCCGTACCCCGGTCGATCCGCAAAGCCAGTTGCCGCGAAAGTAA
- the dksA gene encoding RNA polymerase-binding protein DksA, giving the protein MATVFNRVDDSSSPAAANDLDDGYRPSADEPFMSLRQQDYFRRKLNQWKEAIQRDSLGTLSQLQLDSLRESDLTDRASSETDWSIELRTRDRQRKLIAKIDAALRRIDDGEYGYCEVSGEPISLGRLEARPIATMTVEAQERHERNEKVSRDD; this is encoded by the coding sequence ATGGCGACGGTGTTTAATCGCGTGGACGACTCCAGCAGCCCGGCGGCTGCGAACGACCTGGACGACGGCTATCGCCCTTCGGCGGACGAACCGTTCATGAGCCTGCGTCAGCAGGACTATTTCCGCCGTAAACTCAATCAGTGGAAGGAAGCGATCCAGCGTGATTCGCTGGGCACGCTGTCGCAGCTGCAGCTCGACTCGTTGCGCGAATCGGATCTGACCGACCGCGCCTCCAGCGAGACCGACTGGTCGATCGAGCTGCGCACCCGCGACCGGCAGCGCAAGCTGATCGCCAAGATCGATGCGGCGCTGCGCCGTATCGACGACGGCGAATATGGCTATTGCGAGGTGTCGGGCGAACCGATCAGCCTGGGCCGGCTGGAGGCGCGGCCGATCGCCACGATGACGGTGGAGGCGCAGGAGCGCCACGAGCGTAACGAGAAGGTGTCGCGCGACGACTGA